One Pelagicoccus sp. SDUM812003 DNA window includes the following coding sequences:
- a CDS encoding glycoside hydrolase family 27 protein: MKSLPHARIARFATKAMAGLAAFTLAISASAQKFENLALTPPMGWNSWNTFESAIDEDLIKETAQAMIDSGMRDAGYVYIVIDDCWSLRERDAEGNLVADPEKFPSGMKALADYLHERGFKLGMYADAGKTTCAGYPGSQGHEYQDARTFAAWGVDYLKYDWCATGTRDPIEAYTTMRDALYAAGRPIVFSICEWGDNDPWLWAQDIGHLWRISGDIYDCWDCEQEWSRGFKVILDRYHELKPSVVGRDGLGVYSGPDGWNDLDMLEVGNPGLSVAESRSHFTLWALIGSPLMAGNDVRSMSPEITEILTHPDVIAINQDPDGVAAWRFGIVPGKHQTWIKPLSDGDWAVCVLNTSDQEQRIEIEWHRMERALSGEFEIHDVWNDVELGDTDTPLTAKIGSHDVLLMRLSPKR, from the coding sequence ATGAAATCGCTCCCTCACGCCCGAATCGCCCGATTCGCCACCAAAGCCATGGCCGGCCTGGCCGCCTTCACCCTGGCCATCAGCGCCAGCGCCCAGAAATTCGAAAACCTCGCCCTCACCCCGCCGATGGGCTGGAACTCCTGGAACACCTTCGAAAGCGCCATCGACGAGGACCTGATCAAGGAAACCGCCCAGGCGATGATCGACTCCGGCATGCGCGACGCAGGCTACGTCTACATCGTGATCGACGACTGCTGGTCCCTGCGCGAGCGCGACGCGGAAGGAAACCTTGTCGCCGATCCGGAAAAGTTCCCCAGCGGCATGAAGGCTCTGGCAGACTACCTGCACGAGCGCGGTTTCAAGCTCGGCATGTACGCGGACGCGGGAAAAACCACCTGCGCCGGCTACCCCGGCAGCCAAGGCCACGAGTACCAGGACGCCCGCACCTTCGCCGCCTGGGGCGTCGACTACCTCAAATACGATTGGTGCGCCACCGGGACGCGCGACCCCATCGAAGCCTACACCACCATGCGAGACGCCCTCTACGCGGCGGGCCGACCGATCGTCTTCTCCATCTGCGAATGGGGCGACAACGACCCCTGGCTCTGGGCCCAGGACATCGGACACCTCTGGCGCATATCCGGCGACATCTACGACTGCTGGGATTGCGAGCAAGAGTGGTCCCGCGGCTTCAAGGTCATTCTCGACCGCTACCACGAGCTGAAGCCTTCGGTCGTGGGCCGAGACGGTCTGGGCGTTTATTCCGGTCCCGACGGATGGAACGATCTGGACATGCTGGAGGTGGGAAATCCCGGCCTCAGCGTGGCCGAGTCGCGCTCCCATTTCACTCTCTGGGCCCTCATCGGCTCCCCGCTCATGGCTGGAAACGACGTTCGCTCCATGTCTCCCGAAATCACGGAAATCCTCACCCATCCGGACGTGATCGCCATCAACCAGGACCCTGACGGCGTGGCGGCCTGGCGCTTCGGCATCGTGCCAGGCAAGCACCAGACCTGGATCAAGCCGCTGAGCGACGGCGACTGGGCCGTTTGCGTGCTCAACACCTCCGACCAGGAACAGCGCATCGAGATCGAGTGGCATCGCATGGAGCGGGCCCTCAGCGGTGAATTCGAAATCCACGACGTGTGGAACGACGTCGAGCTGGGGGACACCGACACGCCTCTCACGGCCAAGATAGGATCGCACGACGTCCTGCTCATGCGCCTTTCCCCGAAAAGATAG
- a CDS encoding helix-turn-helix transcriptional regulator, protein MKEQVFARVDGGAEEVRHDTRYYWDNSRRSESNRINLQRTLSGEAFWEDENGRQSVPVGKIMLFTQRENSRYGFPATGSQPYRHRYLSIDPTATAIPIFNRIRQDFGSVLSMPAQSESSALFDQVFHCFSQRSFRDRYHESELITRLLTAIYRQQVEETQDSDPIEYGYYLLQNQHTSPITLKDVAARCGVSREHFIRSFHERYQEPPGKILRSLRLKHAQSILEATRLPIKDVALASGFSSSNVFCRAFRSAFGMSPADYRKQLAT, encoded by the coding sequence ATGAAGGAGCAGGTTTTCGCCCGCGTCGACGGAGGGGCCGAAGAAGTCAGACACGACACGCGCTACTACTGGGACAATTCGCGTCGCAGCGAGTCCAATCGCATCAATCTCCAGCGCACCCTCTCCGGCGAAGCCTTCTGGGAGGACGAAAACGGCCGCCAGAGCGTGCCAGTGGGAAAGATCATGCTCTTCACCCAGCGCGAGAACAGCCGCTACGGGTTCCCGGCCACCGGCAGCCAGCCCTACCGCCACCGCTACCTTTCCATCGATCCCACCGCCACCGCCATCCCCATCTTCAACCGGATCCGGCAGGACTTCGGCTCGGTTCTCTCCATGCCGGCCCAATCCGAGTCCAGCGCCCTCTTCGATCAGGTCTTCCATTGCTTCTCGCAGCGCAGCTTTCGGGACCGCTATCACGAGTCGGAGCTGATCACCCGTCTGCTCACAGCCATCTACCGCCAACAGGTCGAAGAAACTCAAGACAGCGATCCGATCGAATACGGCTACTACCTGCTGCAAAACCAGCACACTTCGCCCATCACCCTCAAGGACGTGGCCGCCCGTTGCGGGGTATCGCGCGAACACTTCATTCGCAGCTTTCACGAGCGCTACCAAGAGCCTCCTGGCAAGATCCTGCGGTCCCTGCGACTCAAGCACGCCCAATCGATCCTAGAAGCCACTCGCCTGCCGATCAAAGACGTGGCTCTAGCCTCCGGCTTCTCCTCCTCCAACGTTTTTTGCCGAGCCTTTCGCAGCGCCTTCGGCATGAGCCCAGCCGACTATCGCAAGCAGCTCGCCACTTGA
- a CDS encoding paraquat-inducible protein A, with the protein MDARSPNPPSDIIKELSRRQRLAAAILLSLSFLCNILALVLPFMKIRSGVTSTDYSLPGSVLMLWEENLFALAFLVLFFSIAFPFAKIGTLAFVTARKELTPESLRWLMRVERFGKWSMLDVFLVSIILSLASRQFFVSARPELGLTLFIVAIALSMIAGEILAYGAHSAKTRLPSESRKRGGALLALSTIGLLAALSLPFLRIDDWLLADRSYSILSLVPALWGQDAKLAASLSGLFLVATPLCAMGLAFKIWIRSRRGNPSERSFLWFQRLQRWSMLDVFGLALAVFALESDSLMQTEIHWGALFLGCTLVLQMLFAAAFEIRVKAPRSKSSPGSRPPSGDDPD; encoded by the coding sequence ATGGACGCTCGCTCGCCTAATCCTCCTTCCGATATCATAAAGGAACTCTCTCGCAGACAGCGCCTTGCCGCCGCCATCCTGCTAAGCCTGTCCTTCCTGTGCAACATACTGGCCCTGGTGCTGCCGTTCATGAAGATACGCTCAGGAGTCACTTCCACCGACTATTCATTGCCCGGGTCGGTGCTGATGCTCTGGGAAGAGAATCTCTTCGCTCTGGCCTTTCTGGTCCTCTTCTTCTCCATCGCCTTTCCGTTCGCCAAGATCGGCACCCTCGCCTTCGTGACCGCCCGCAAGGAGCTCACTCCCGAGTCGCTGCGTTGGCTCATGCGAGTGGAGCGATTCGGCAAATGGTCCATGCTGGACGTCTTCCTTGTATCCATTATCCTCTCACTCGCCTCCCGCCAGTTTTTCGTTTCGGCCCGGCCCGAGTTGGGCCTGACCCTGTTCATCGTAGCGATCGCCCTGAGCATGATCGCAGGCGAGATTCTCGCCTACGGAGCTCATTCGGCAAAAACGCGCTTGCCGAGCGAGTCACGGAAACGGGGCGGCGCACTTCTGGCGCTCTCCACTATCGGACTGCTCGCCGCCTTGAGCCTCCCGTTTCTTCGCATCGACGATTGGCTGCTCGCGGACCGCTCCTACAGCATCCTCTCTCTCGTACCCGCTCTTTGGGGACAAGACGCTAAACTTGCCGCGAGCCTTAGCGGGCTGTTTCTCGTCGCCACCCCACTGTGCGCCATGGGGCTTGCCTTCAAGATTTGGATACGCTCGAGAAGAGGGAACCCCAGCGAACGATCGTTTCTCTGGTTTCAAAGGCTGCAGCGCTGGAGCATGCTCGACGTCTTCGGCCTTGCCCTAGCGGTCTTCGCCTTGGAAAGCGATTCGCTGATGCAAACGGAAATCCACTGGGGCGCCCTTTTCCTCGGCTGCACCCTGGTGCTCCAGATGCTCTTCGCCGCCGCTTTCGAGATAAGGGTGAAGGCTCCGCGATCCAAGAGCAGTCCAGGCTCTCGACCGCCATCAGGCGACGATCCTGACTAG
- a CDS encoding family 43 glycosylhydrolase produces the protein MKPLFIRIFIFVAAACLIPVHAEEDAASEAARQENATGLLEEEVIAHDPVMIREDGVYYLFTTGPGVTVWSSPDMTHWSREAPVFPTAPDWAKKEVPGFNGHIWAPDISFHDGLYYLYYSISSFGKNESCIGVATAKTLDPDSPEFGWQDHGIVVQSLPGVHNWNAIDGNLIHDQDGKPYLSWGSFWSGLKLAPLAEDRTRLAVELDDAISIASRSSRWSEQLGDQEGHPIEAGRGAIEAPFIIRRGDHYYLFASTGYCCRGLDSTYRVVVGRSETIEGPYLDRNGLSMMNGGGTLVLESDEDWNGVGHNGVTRLDGVDYIVYHGYDASTESGLPKLRIDVLQWDQDGWPFVEAQ, from the coding sequence ATGAAACCCCTGTTTATCCGAATTTTCATCTTTGTGGCCGCTGCCTGTCTGATTCCAGTCCATGCGGAGGAAGACGCGGCGAGCGAAGCCGCGCGACAAGAGAACGCCACTGGTCTGCTCGAAGAGGAAGTCATCGCCCACGATCCGGTGATGATCCGCGAGGACGGAGTCTACTACCTCTTCACCACTGGACCGGGCGTTACGGTCTGGTCGTCGCCTGACATGACCCATTGGTCGCGGGAAGCTCCGGTATTCCCCACGGCTCCGGACTGGGCTAAGAAGGAGGTTCCCGGGTTCAACGGCCACATCTGGGCTCCGGACATCAGTTTCCACGACGGGCTCTACTATCTCTACTACTCGATCTCATCGTTCGGGAAAAACGAGTCCTGCATCGGCGTCGCCACTGCGAAAACGCTCGATCCGGATAGTCCGGAATTTGGCTGGCAGGACCATGGGATCGTAGTCCAGTCCCTTCCAGGGGTGCACAACTGGAACGCGATCGATGGCAACCTGATCCACGATCAGGACGGCAAGCCCTACCTGAGCTGGGGCTCGTTTTGGAGCGGTTTGAAGCTCGCTCCCCTTGCGGAGGACCGTACCCGACTCGCAGTCGAGCTGGATGACGCGATCAGCATCGCCAGCCGCAGCTCGCGCTGGAGCGAGCAACTGGGCGATCAGGAAGGGCACCCGATCGAAGCGGGCCGAGGCGCCATCGAAGCTCCGTTCATCATTCGCCGCGGCGACCACTACTATCTCTTCGCCTCCACTGGCTACTGCTGTCGAGGGCTGGACAGCACCTACCGCGTGGTGGTGGGACGTTCCGAGACGATCGAAGGTCCGTATCTCGACCGAAACGGCCTGTCGATGATGAACGGAGGGGGTACGCTGGTGCTGGAAAGCGACGAAGACTGGAACGGCGTGGGCCACAATGGCGTGACGCGACTCGATGGCGTGGACTACATCGTCTACCACGGCTACGATGCCTCCACCGAGAGCGGCTTGCCCAAGCTACGCATCGACGTGCTTCAGTGGGACCAAGACGGCTGGCCCTTCGTCGAGGCGCAGTAG
- a CDS encoding glycoside hydrolase family 43 protein — protein sequence MYKAPLIEQRADPFIYKHTDGYYYFTASVPAYDGIELRRSKTIEGLAEAETKMVWRKPSEGPISDLIWAPEIHFNDGRWYVYFAAAPSREIKYDLFQHRMYAISTGADNPIEGQWDEPVQIDTGIDTFCLDATTFYHKDQLYYLWAQKGPGIRGNSNLYIAKMDTPTRIVGEPVMLTKPELDWEIIGFWVNEGPSVLQKNGKVFISYSASATDENYAMGLLWADQDADLLDPKSWTKSPTPVLGSRPEESVFGPGHNSFTKGENGEDLLVYHARTYTEIVGDPLWDPNRHTFVKQLEWGDDGMPIFGKPVPLSEGWVGPEKRG from the coding sequence ATGTACAAAGCACCCCTTATCGAACAGCGGGCCGATCCGTTCATTTACAAACACACGGATGGCTACTACTATTTCACAGCTTCCGTGCCAGCCTACGACGGCATCGAGCTTCGTCGATCGAAGACGATCGAAGGCTTAGCCGAGGCGGAGACCAAGATGGTTTGGCGAAAGCCAAGTGAAGGGCCGATCTCGGATCTGATCTGGGCTCCCGAGATTCATTTCAACGACGGCCGCTGGTACGTTTATTTCGCGGCGGCGCCGAGTCGCGAGATCAAGTACGACCTTTTCCAGCATCGCATGTACGCTATCTCGACTGGGGCTGACAACCCCATCGAAGGCCAGTGGGACGAGCCCGTGCAGATCGACACCGGCATCGATACGTTCTGCCTGGATGCGACGACCTTCTACCACAAGGATCAGTTGTACTACCTCTGGGCCCAGAAGGGACCGGGCATTCGAGGGAACTCAAACTTGTATATCGCAAAGATGGATACGCCAACCCGTATCGTCGGCGAACCGGTGATGCTGACCAAGCCGGAACTGGATTGGGAGATCATCGGCTTCTGGGTGAACGAAGGTCCCTCCGTTCTGCAGAAGAACGGGAAGGTCTTCATCAGCTACTCGGCTAGCGCCACGGACGAAAACTACGCCATGGGCCTGCTTTGGGCGGATCAGGACGCGGATCTGCTCGATCCGAAGAGTTGGACGAAATCTCCCACACCGGTTTTGGGAAGCCGCCCCGAGGAAAGCGTTTTTGGTCCCGGGCACAACAGCTTCACCAAGGGCGAAAACGGCGAGGACCTCCTCGTGTATCACGCTCGCACCTACACGGAAATCGTAGGCGATCCGCTTTGGGATCCGAACCGTCACACCTTCGTGAAGCAGCTGGAATGGGGAGACGATGGCATGCCGATATTTGGAAAGCCGGTTCCGCTGAGCGAAGGCTGGGTAGGCCCCGAAAAGAGAGGGTAG
- a CDS encoding MFS transporter, with product MNTRKLSVLEKVGFGAGDMSINVMVAALFYLISFFYTDIFGLNPTHMGILFLVARFVDAFTDPMMGLITDRFKSKKGRFRPYFAYLALPYGLSMALLFTTPDMDYNAKLIWAYATYLFATLMFTGVAIPYISYIGVLTSDPQERLSANGYRMFFAKIANVVIVASVPVLAEWWGGEDLQEGYMFAMGLMSGIGVLLLWFCYGTTRERVEHKVNPQPLGTQIKYLLKNDQWLVLAGCCLLGTFGYAIRGSVALYYAKYYLGGDAAMASMFTSSGIAASIVSMVASTWITKRFCKIKLFSWSQILVGLMSLGMFFLVGPGDVVMAFTLYVLLSFVVDLHAPVFWSAIAEAVDYGHIKDGQRVSGLSFGGISFCQKAGGGLAGLAGGLLLTFFDYQPNVQQTEFTLTGLALMLTIIPGAFHAALGFLLFKYKITDRFYQKMVAESSVIQTKSPDVA from the coding sequence ATGAATACTCGTAAGCTTAGCGTATTGGAAAAGGTCGGTTTCGGCGCCGGCGACATGTCGATCAATGTCATGGTCGCCGCCCTTTTCTACCTGATCTCCTTTTTCTACACGGACATTTTCGGGCTGAATCCGACTCACATGGGTATCCTGTTCTTGGTGGCCAGATTCGTCGACGCCTTCACCGATCCGATGATGGGGCTGATCACGGACCGCTTCAAATCGAAGAAGGGCCGCTTCCGCCCTTACTTCGCCTACCTCGCGCTGCCTTACGGCTTGTCCATGGCCCTGCTCTTCACCACGCCGGACATGGACTACAACGCCAAGCTGATCTGGGCCTATGCGACGTACCTTTTCGCCACCTTGATGTTCACCGGCGTCGCCATCCCCTACATTTCCTACATCGGCGTTTTGACCTCGGATCCTCAGGAGCGCTTGTCCGCCAACGGCTACCGCATGTTTTTCGCCAAGATCGCCAACGTGGTCATCGTGGCGTCGGTGCCGGTGCTGGCCGAGTGGTGGGGCGGAGAGGATCTGCAGGAAGGCTACATGTTCGCCATGGGCTTGATGTCGGGCATCGGCGTGCTGCTGCTCTGGTTCTGCTACGGCACGACCCGCGAGCGCGTGGAGCACAAGGTGAACCCTCAGCCGCTGGGCACCCAGATCAAGTACTTGCTCAAGAACGACCAGTGGCTGGTGCTGGCAGGCTGCTGCTTGCTCGGCACCTTTGGCTACGCTATCAGAGGCAGCGTGGCGCTTTATTACGCGAAGTACTACCTCGGCGGCGATGCCGCCATGGCGTCGATGTTCACCAGCTCCGGCATCGCGGCATCCATCGTTTCGATGGTCGCGTCCACTTGGATCACCAAGCGCTTCTGCAAGATCAAGCTCTTCAGCTGGTCGCAGATCCTAGTGGGCTTGATGAGCTTGGGGATGTTCTTCCTGGTGGGCCCCGGAGACGTGGTGATGGCCTTCACGCTCTACGTGCTGCTTTCCTTTGTCGTCGATTTGCATGCTCCGGTGTTCTGGTCGGCCATCGCCGAAGCGGTGGACTACGGCCACATCAAGGATGGCCAGCGGGTGTCGGGTCTTTCCTTCGGCGGAATCTCGTTCTGCCAGAAGGCGGGCGGAGGGCTGGCCGGTTTGGCGGGTGGCTTGCTGCTGACCTTCTTCGACTACCAGCCTAACGTGCAACAGACCGAATTCACCCTAACCGGTCTGGCTCTGATGCTCACCATCATCCCGGGCGCCTTCCATGCCGCCCTTGGATTCCTACTTTTCAAGTACAAGATCACGGACCGCTTCTACCAGAAGATGGTAGCGGAGAGCTCCGTCATTCAAACCAAAAGCCCTGACGTCGCCTAG
- a CDS encoding serine/threonine-protein kinase: MRSADQREEDLFDTARQMSDPTERARYLDQECREDLKMRARLEALLKSSDDAEQFFEDGAQFISSSEAFKSINSDPLDEESIGAKIGRYRLLQRLGDGGCGVVYLAEQEEPVRRVVALKIIRLGMETERVVSRFEAERQALAIMDHPNIARVFDAGTTKQGAPYFVMEHVRGMRLTEFCDRNRLGLVQRLNLFCQVCHAIQHAHQKGIIHGDIKPANIIVSQHDGVPLPKVIDFGIAKATEAGLSELLGTSSQEQLLGTPAYISPEQVEMGGLDVDTRSDIYSLGVLLYELLTGQTPFDGDALVSGGLGELRRILRESIPPKPSARFSSFDAEQQQAVADARKAARLGYANTLRGDLDCIAMKALEKDRRHRYETANSLAMDVQRHLASEPVIAHTPGPLYRFRKLVRRNRGAFAAGGAVAAVLLFGIGLSTWLFVKERDARERAVEAEQQQVRLRHEAELRERLTQAAFLISQERFAEADTLLQDVELTDASVEGAAVFRALGEWHALNERWKKAVQRFEVLLEVNTFEGPDVSSLDYLEIGPAFIEAADFQGYERFRRQAIERFVSMKSPFADRIVKVALLTPANEELIRSLEPLARLTEEARLEADAAGDWFQAAWRSMSLAIYQYRQGNFAGAAEYARMCLEYTQDNAPRTTTAQATLAMALHRMGRFDEALLTLSQAENLFEDKASSIVGRGSPVMGFWFDWAFAKVLLTEAQALLDVGVRHPVR; the protein is encoded by the coding sequence ATGCGATCAGCTGACCAGCGAGAAGAGGACCTGTTCGATACGGCCCGCCAGATGAGCGACCCAACTGAGAGGGCTCGGTATCTGGATCAGGAGTGCCGGGAGGACCTGAAGATGCGGGCTCGCTTGGAGGCCTTGCTCAAATCCAGCGACGACGCGGAGCAGTTTTTCGAAGACGGAGCCCAATTCATCAGCTCGAGCGAGGCGTTCAAGAGCATCAATTCCGATCCCTTGGACGAGGAATCCATCGGAGCGAAGATAGGCCGGTACCGATTGTTGCAGCGACTGGGCGACGGCGGCTGCGGAGTGGTCTACCTGGCCGAACAGGAGGAGCCGGTGCGGCGGGTGGTCGCCCTGAAGATCATCCGACTGGGCATGGAGACCGAGCGAGTGGTTTCCCGTTTCGAAGCGGAGCGACAGGCCTTGGCCATCATGGACCATCCCAATATCGCTCGCGTGTTCGACGCAGGCACCACCAAGCAGGGCGCCCCTTATTTCGTGATGGAGCACGTGCGCGGAATGCGCCTGACGGAATTCTGCGACCGCAACCGACTGGGGCTGGTGCAGCGTCTGAATCTCTTTTGCCAGGTCTGCCACGCCATCCAGCATGCCCACCAGAAGGGCATCATCCACGGCGACATCAAGCCGGCCAACATCATCGTTTCCCAGCATGATGGGGTGCCGCTTCCTAAGGTGATCGATTTCGGCATCGCCAAGGCGACCGAGGCGGGTCTGAGCGAGCTGCTCGGCACCAGCTCGCAGGAGCAATTGCTCGGCACGCCGGCCTACATCAGCCCGGAGCAGGTGGAAATGGGCGGTCTGGATGTGGACACGCGCAGCGACATTTACAGTTTGGGCGTGCTGCTCTACGAGCTGCTCACCGGGCAGACTCCCTTCGATGGAGATGCCTTGGTCTCTGGCGGCCTGGGCGAGCTCCGGCGCATCCTGAGGGAGTCCATCCCTCCCAAGCCTTCGGCGCGCTTCAGCTCGTTTGATGCGGAGCAGCAGCAGGCGGTGGCGGACGCCCGCAAGGCGGCGCGGCTGGGATACGCCAATACTCTGCGCGGCGACTTGGATTGCATCGCCATGAAGGCCTTGGAGAAAGACCGGCGTCACCGCTACGAGACGGCGAACTCCTTGGCCATGGACGTGCAGCGGCACTTGGCGAGCGAGCCGGTGATCGCCCACACGCCCGGCCCGCTATACCGTTTTCGCAAGTTGGTGCGCCGCAACCGCGGAGCTTTCGCCGCAGGCGGGGCGGTGGCGGCGGTCTTGCTGTTCGGCATCGGTCTCTCGACCTGGCTCTTCGTAAAGGAGCGCGACGCCCGCGAGCGAGCGGTGGAGGCCGAGCAGCAGCAGGTGCGCTTGCGCCATGAAGCGGAGCTGCGCGAGCGCCTGACGCAAGCGGCGTTTCTGATCAGCCAGGAGCGGTTCGCCGAGGCGGACACCTTGCTGCAGGACGTGGAGCTGACCGACGCCTCGGTGGAGGGCGCGGCGGTGTTTCGAGCCCTCGGCGAGTGGCACGCTCTCAACGAACGCTGGAAGAAAGCGGTGCAGCGCTTCGAGGTTTTGTTGGAGGTCAACACCTTCGAAGGGCCGGACGTCTCCAGTCTGGATTATCTGGAAATCGGTCCGGCGTTCATCGAGGCCGCCGATTTTCAAGGCTACGAACGCTTTCGTCGGCAAGCCATCGAGCGCTTCGTTAGCATGAAAAGCCCCTTCGCCGACCGCATCGTGAAGGTAGCCTTGCTGACGCCGGCCAACGAGGAGCTGATCCGCTCCTTGGAGCCGTTGGCCCGTCTGACCGAGGAGGCCCGTCTGGAGGCGGATGCCGCCGGGGACTGGTTTCAGGCGGCGTGGCGGTCCATGTCGCTCGCCATCTACCAGTATCGACAAGGCAATTTCGCCGGGGCCGCGGAGTACGCCCGCATGTGTCTGGAGTATACCCAGGACAACGCCCCGCGCACCACGACTGCTCAAGCGACCTTGGCCATGGCCCTTCATCGAATGGGGCGTTTCGACGAGGCGCTGCTGACGCTCAGCCAGGCGGAAAACCTGTTCGAGGACAAGGCGAGCTCGATCGTGGGCCGAGGCTCCCCGGTGATGGGCTTCTGGTTCGACTGGGCGTTCGCCAAGGTGCTGCTCACCGAAGCCCAGGCCTTGCTCGACGTAGGGGTTCGACACCCGGTGCGATAG
- a CDS encoding sigma-70 family RNA polymerase sigma factor translates to MKEPRSTPEASKTRRFTFSFEPRPPDPVSGGKGLKKPNSSDITLCLNALCDGDEQAADELLPLVYDELRRHAASRMSREGPDHTLQPTALVHEAWMRIVGDSQQRWENRAHFFGAAARAMRRILIESARRKTRLKRGGKQVKVDFDSVEIASSAPEEKLLLINEALEKLEMSDPLKAKVVLLKFFGGSTHQEVAEALGISERSVERHWAYAKSWLFTEIQSLR, encoded by the coding sequence ATGAAGGAACCTCGCTCTACCCCAGAGGCTTCGAAAACCCGTAGATTCACCTTTTCCTTCGAACCCAGACCCCCGGATCCCGTTTCCGGAGGCAAGGGATTGAAGAAGCCGAACTCCTCGGACATCACCCTTTGTCTGAACGCCTTGTGCGATGGGGACGAGCAGGCGGCGGACGAGCTGCTGCCGCTGGTCTACGACGAGCTGCGCCGTCATGCCGCCTCCCGCATGTCGCGCGAAGGGCCGGACCACACCTTGCAGCCGACCGCTTTGGTGCACGAAGCCTGGATGCGCATCGTGGGGGACAGCCAGCAGCGTTGGGAAAACCGGGCCCATTTTTTCGGGGCGGCAGCCCGGGCCATGCGTCGGATTCTCATCGAGAGCGCCCGACGAAAGACCCGTCTCAAGCGCGGCGGCAAGCAGGTCAAGGTGGACTTCGATTCGGTGGAGATCGCCAGCAGCGCTCCGGAGGAAAAGCTGCTGCTGATAAACGAAGCCTTGGAAAAGCTCGAGATGAGCGATCCTTTGAAGGCCAAGGTAGTGCTGCTGAAGTTCTTCGGTGGCAGCACCCATCAGGAAGTCGCCGAAGCGCTGGGAATCAGCGAGCGTTCGGTGGAGCGTCATTGGGCCTACGCCAAGTCCTGGCTCTTCACGGAAATCCAGAGTTTGCGCTAG
- a CDS encoding cation diffusion facilitator family transporter — protein MNDQPRDKFGAVSAISNLAFASGKLLVGFAGNSYALIADGFESIADVFSSIVVWNGLRVADKAPDAEHPYGHGKAESIAGLVAACALVVSAIVIGVNAIQEILHPHHAPSTFVVPALLIIIAGKEALFRWLIKASLSSDSPALRIEAWHHRMDSLTSIGVLIGVCIATFAGEGYEVADDIAALLVSGLIVFNAYRLARPSLDELLDRDVSHTLSDQIEQTASDTPGVVRLESLQVRKSGSQHLVDVHLEVDGNLTVTEGHAIAHRLKDRLLENQDLRISHVMTHVEPSDRPRL, from the coding sequence GTGAACGATCAGCCCCGCGACAAGTTCGGCGCCGTCAGCGCAATCTCAAACCTCGCCTTCGCCAGCGGCAAGCTGCTGGTCGGGTTCGCGGGAAATTCCTACGCCCTCATCGCGGACGGATTCGAGTCCATCGCCGACGTCTTCTCCTCCATCGTGGTCTGGAACGGGCTGCGCGTCGCCGACAAGGCCCCTGACGCCGAGCACCCCTATGGCCACGGCAAGGCGGAATCCATCGCCGGCCTGGTGGCCGCCTGCGCCTTGGTGGTTTCCGCCATCGTCATCGGGGTCAACGCCATCCAGGAAATCCTGCACCCGCACCATGCCCCATCGACTTTCGTGGTGCCCGCCTTGCTGATCATCATCGCAGGCAAGGAAGCCCTCTTCCGATGGCTCATCAAAGCCAGCCTTTCCAGCGACAGTCCCGCCTTGCGCATCGAAGCCTGGCACCACCGCATGGACTCCCTCACGTCGATCGGCGTGCTGATCGGAGTCTGCATCGCCACCTTCGCCGGAGAGGGCTACGAAGTGGCGGACGACATCGCAGCCCTTCTGGTAAGCGGCCTTATCGTATTCAACGCCTATCGCCTGGCCCGCCCCTCCCTGGACGAGTTGCTGGATCGAGACGTCAGCCACACCCTTTCCGACCAAATCGAACAAACCGCCTCCGACACCCCGGGCGTAGTGCGACTCGAGTCGCTGCAAGTTCGCAAGAGCGGCTCCCAGCATCTGGTGGACGTGCATCTGGAGGTGGACGGAAACCTCACCGTCACCGAAGGCCACGCCATCGCCCACCGCCTCAAGGACCGCTTGCTGGAAAATCAGGACCTGCGCATCAGCCATGTCATGACCCATGTCGAACCCTCCGATCGCCCTCGTCTATAG